Genomic DNA from Fimbriimonas ginsengisoli Gsoil 348:
GGGCGAGGCGATGTGTTCAAACTCGACGTGCTGCCGTCCTCCGGAACGAGGATCGCGGTCGAATCGGAGCAGTAGGCTCCGCCCCACTGCTTGGCGTCGCTCGGCATGATCCAGCGGTTATTGAAAGCTCCGGGGAGAATGCCGCCCCGAACCTTTAGCGCCTTGGCGTGACCGTCGAGGTAAGCGTAGTTGAACGAGCCGCCGTACCGCAGCTCGTGATTGCTGAAACCGTTGAAGTCATCTCCCGAGAAGCCGATTCCAACCGTTGCGCGGGGCGTATCGTAGGTGTCGCCGAAGACGAACACCTTGGCCGGCTCGCTTACGCTGGTGGCCGACTTGCCACGGTTCATGCTGCCCACCGCGGTCTGGGCCTCCAGCAGTCCGCCGCCGCGCCAGCCAAACGGTCCCCAGTTATAGCCATAGGCCGACAGTTTTTTGGCGCCGAACGATTGCCGGTACTGAGCCGAGTTAGACGTGGAGTTCGGGTTCTCCAAATCGTTCCGCTCGCTTGAGTAGATCAGGTCGATGCTCTTGAAATACGGGTAGAGCGGAATCCACCACTCGATGCCGCAACCGACGAATTTCTTCTGCGTGTAGTCGCAGTTCGCGGGGTCCGTGGTTCCCCAGATGGAGACGGTTGTATCGTCGTTGTCACCCAGGTAGATCTGGTTGGCGGTACCGAGCTGCTTCACGTTGGAGAGCGAGCTGGTCTTCTTCGCCGCAAGCTTGGCTTGGGCAAAAACCGGGAAAAGGATGGCAGCGAGGATCGCGATAATGGCGATCACGACGAGAAGTTCAATCAAAGTAAAAGCTCGGCGTTGCATATGAGACTCCGTGGCATGCTCAGATTCACACGCGATCGTTTACGGTGGGTTAAGCCTTCAAAACGCTAACAATCGGCCGGTCGACGGGTTAAGACCGTAACAAAAACATTCGCCCACCAGGTTCGAACCACGCCTGAAAAGCGGCCAGGCGTGGCGCGAACTGAAACTATTTCTTAGGCTTCCAGCCTTTGAAATCGGCAGCGATCCTATCGGCCTGTTCTTTCGGAATGTTCTGGGTCACCTGGGACGGCTTTGTCTCTTCGGCGACGTCCTTTGGTCCACACCCGTGCGCCGCCGCCACCGAAATGGCGGCGGCGACGAGGCCCAGATCGGCTAAGAGTCGAACGGGTCGTTTTCTCATGCTACCAAGGGGTTCGGTTGGCCACGATGTAGGCGTTGATGTCGCCGCACTTCATGCCGGTAAAGGGCGAGCCGGCGCCCGTCGGAACCGTCTCGACCGCGTCGAGCGAACGGCACAGCATATTGGCGTCCGTCAGGCTCTTCGGCATCTGGATATAGGTTCCCATCAGGTTGTAGGCGCCGTAGAAAACGGTCTTGGCGTGGCCATCCACAAATGCCCGCACCCACCGCCCGTCGTTGCGCGGCGTCTTGAGGTGGCCGTCGCCATCCTGGAAGTAGTAGGAGTCGGTAAACATCGGCGTGTCCGCCGTGGTCACCATCATCACCATTTCGGCGGGAGCGTCGAAACTCGTCATGCTTCGCCCTTTCCACATTCGGCCCATCTGAGTACCGCCAAACGTGGTCGTGATGGGGAAGTTGTCCGTGGAGGTTTCGAACATTCCGGTTCCGCCGTTGTAGTCGAAGACGCCGAAGTTCGGCGCGAAGCCGACACAGCGGCCGGTGGGATCGATGTACTGATCGCAACCGGTCCGGGTTCGGTTTACGTCGTAGACGATCTGCCGGTTCTTGATGTACGGCTGCCAGAGTCCCTGGGGTTCGCCGTAGTCGTTCAGCGAGTCGTGGTTGAAGTTGCAGCTGAAGTAGTCGTCCGCGTCGCCCGCGTACATGATGCCCGCGAGCGCGAGCTCCTTGACATTGTTCAGATTGGTGGTGTGCTTCGCCGCGGCCTTCGCTTGGGCGAAAACTGGGAAGAGGATGGCGGCGAGGATCGCAATGATGGCGATCACGACAAGAAGCTCAATTAGGGTGAATGCTCTGCGCTGCATAAGTGCCTCCGTACCGCCCTCATCGTCCACCGTGGGACCGCGCCGGCAGGTTTGCGCAACGTTAAGGATTCCAAACCATAACCCCGGCAAATTCACCGTGTTATGGCCCTAACATTCAACCCTCCGTAGCGTCGGCGCCCCCGCCGATGATCGCGAACGTTAGTTCGCCCGGGGGCCGGTCTGGAGACCGGCGGTCCTGGGATTTGGTACAATTCAATTATCGCGTCCAAAGCGCGATGTTATGACAGACCTCAGCTAGTTACCCGGACCGCTTTCTTTTTCCGCCATCCCACGGATGGCTCGGTTCTGCGTTTGGAGGTTTCTGATCATGCTACAGGCGTTTGGCCTGTCCTATTCACCCGACCCTCGGGTCGGTCCGTTGTTCGAGAACGTCGATTTCTCGCTCGATCCGGGCGAGAAAGTCGCGCTCGTCGGACGTAACGGCGCGGGTAAGAGCATCCTGCTTCGCATCCTCGCCGGACGCCTCGCGGCGAGCCATGGCCGGGTCGTCCGCGGTGCGGGTGACGCGCTCGGCTACCTGCCTCAAGATTTCGAGCAGGGATTCGAAGGGTCTCTCGCCGACCTGTTGGAGCTCACTTCTCCCGATGCGCCTCCCCACGCCGTGGCGCGGGCGCTGCACCGGCTACGCCTGGATCCTTCCCGCCTTCAACAGCAGTACTCAAGCCTGAGCCTGGGGGAGCGAATGCGAG
This window encodes:
- a CDS encoding prepilin-type N-terminal cleavage/methylation domain-containing protein translates to MQRRAFTLIELLVVIAIIAILAAILFPVFAQAKAAAKHTTNLNNVKELALAGIMYAGDADDYFSCNFNHDSLNDYGEPQGLWQPYIKNRQIVYDVNRTRTGCDQYIDPTGRCVGFAPNFGVFDYNGGTGMFETSTDNFPITTTFGGTQMGRMWKGRSMTSFDAPAEMVMMVTTADTPMFTDSYYFQDGDGHLKTPRNDGRWVRAFVDGHAKTVFYGAYNLMGTYIQMPKSLTDANMLCRSLDAVETVPTGAGSPFTGMKCGDINAYIVANRTPW